The following nucleotide sequence is from Zea mays cultivar B73 chromosome 1, Zm-B73-REFERENCE-NAM-5.0, whole genome shotgun sequence.
CTTTCAAATATATTTTTGCACATCTTCATTTGTGCACTTAGTTACTAGATATTGATGTTTTGATGATCTTTGATAACCGGACTTGACAAGATTGACCGATTTAGTTTATCTGTTACATTTGTGAATGCATGTGTATCTGTGACAGAAATCGGCCTTAGAATTCCACTCTTCTGAACTGATAGTCTTATGTGGAGTATGATTTAATTAACTGCATGCAAAGGTGTAGCATTTGCTGATCCCCTTTGTTTTTTAGGCTAtctatttttttctttttattctctAGTATTCTTTCTGGACCATGTTTGATCATTTGTACTTTCAACCCTTATTTCTGCAAAATTTCACTGGAAGTCCTGCATTGCACATATTTGCATGGTACACCAGCCATTTCACTAATATACTAGTTTTCCTTCACAGAGAATGTTCCACCTGTTGCATTAAACGATGACAGAGTTGTAGAGATACAGGGTGAACCTCATGATTCTCACAAAGCCGTAGAACTGATTGCAAGTCATTTAAGAAAATTTCTTGTTGACcgcagtgtcctccctttgtttgAAACACAGGCAAGTTGTATTCTACTATGCAGCATATTGGTTACTTACATGAAAAGTATTTGGTAGTCATAAAACATAAATTTCCTTGACAGATTAAAGCACACAATATGCACAGAGAGCAACCTATGCCTCCTCCACAGGCATGGGGCCCCCCTCCTCCGTCACCCTGGGGTCATCCACCACCAAACCTTCCTCCTGGTGGCCCAGGTTATGTTGGGAACCCACACTACATGCCTCCACGGCCACAAGAGAACTATTATCCTCCTCCCGATGTGCCCCCTGTAGAAAAGCAGCCACACTATGGAATTTCTTCATATGGACGAGATGCACCTCCAAGTGCTCCCCCAGGGAATCAAAACCAAGCACATGGGTCATCTCAGGTTAGTTTGTACACATTTGACTGCTACTAATATGATGAATTATTTGCATGCCTATCTCATGATCAGTTGTACTTAACTTTTTTCTTGGTAATTTTATACGACAGGTGACACACAGCATGCAAGTTCCTCTTTCCTATGCTGATGCTGTGATAGGGGCAGCTGGTGCCAGTATCAGCTACATCCGCAGGCATAGTGGAGCAACTATAAGTATTCAAGAAGGCGCTCCTGGCGAGATGACAGTGGAGATTACAGGAAGTGCTTCACAAGTACAGACTGCTCAACAGCTAATCAAGGTGCTTTTCCTTGTCTTATTAAACCGCATCAGCAATTTGGTTTGCACATATGATATTGCAACAATCTACTAACAACCTTCTGATATTGTTGCACTTCACTAATTCGATGGCACCTCTCCAACCAAGTATAGTCTGCTGCCTCTAGGACGGATGCTTCCAGATGTTACATGTAGTGCATTGTGAAAAAACCTGGCATCATATCTTATTACTTCAATAATATTCACATGTCACTGACTTAATCTGCCATAACGTCACTGGTCACCAATGTTAGAAGTTACCATGGTGCCCCTATACTGGGAATGCTTAGCATAGATGACCTTTGGTTGGCATGTTCTCTGTCCACTCTTATGTTTTCCATGAACCGAGCAGTGATATATATATCCTCTTGCAGAATTTCATGGCTGAAGCTTCTCCCCAGGGACCACCAGCCCCAGGTCCACACGGTCAACCAGTGGACACGGGTTACGGCTCGTACCCACCTTACGGTGGAGCATCCTATGGGTCTCCTCCAGGTGCTCCAGCTCCAGCGCCTCACAACGGTGGAAGTTATGGTGCTGCACCATACTCGTCGAGCTATGGATACTAATCCGGAGCAAGAGCTTGCCTCAGACTTAGGGAAGGAGGGTTATCGTTATGGTTTTGTTT
It contains:
- the LOC100282270 gene encoding Flowering locus K homology domain is translated as MDVPVDDPVENLTGSPSTLGNEEEATTYANVQDQSKEEPEKLYEEPKDPMQDELGNQGHVSMNNEDVGGQNKVDQATPTEHGEEAGVKQHDATVPDDKKWPGWPGESVFRILVPTTKVGAVIGRKGDFIKKMCEESRARIKVLEGPPAVPERAVMISAKDEPDTELPPAVDGLLRVHRRITDGLETETDQPQRATVNTGPTRLLVPASQAGSLIGKQGATIKSIQDASKCVLRIVENVPPVALNDDRVVEIQGEPHDSHKAVELIASHLRKFLVDRSVLPLFETQIKAHNMHREQPMPPPQAWGPPPPSPWGHPPPNLPPGGPGYVGNPHYMPPRPQENYYPPPDVPPVEKQPHYGISSYGRDAPPSAPPGNQNQAHGSSQVTHSMQVPLSYADAVIGAAGASISYIRRHSGATISIQEGAPGEMTVEITGSASQVQTAQQLIKNFMAEASPQGPPAPGPHGQPVDTGYGSYPPYGGASYGSPPGAPAPAPHNGGSYGAAPYSSSYGY